The nucleotide window GCTGTTTGTGAGTCTCCCCAGCTACCGTAGCCTGCTCCAGCAGACAGAGTGGCTGAAGGAGAGGATCAGCCATGTGTTGGGAGGTATTCAGGTAATTAACATAGAGAGACTGGGACCTGTACAGCCTATAGAGGAACACTGCAGCATCCTCAACACCTTCCATAAGAGACTACTGTCCCGACGCCTAGCCCTGCATCCCAGGAGCCTGCAAGGCCTGGCCATGACCCTGGAGAAGTAAGAGACTCTTCCTTATCCACCCACGCCACAGACATGTACCCTACTGTCTACCATGTACCTGACTGTCTACCATGTACCAGAAGTCTACCAGTGGGCCAAAATACTCTGTTTATGCAGCACATTGCTGTTCAAGGGTGTGATTTTGATGCTACTGTAATACCAGTCTGTAGAGTGGGGGTCcccaattacactgaacaaaaatataaacgcaacatgcaacaatttcaatggttTTACTgagttcatatcaggaaatcagtcaattgaaataaatgtattaggccctaatctatggatttcacatgactgggcaggggcacagtcatgggtgggcttgggagggcataggcccacccactggagagccaggtccagccaatcagaatgagtttttccccgcaaaagggctttattaattacagacaaaaatactccagtttcatcagctgtccaggtggatggtgcatgtgtgtgaagatgccggatgtggaggtcctggcctggtgtggttacacgtggtctgcggttgtgaggccagttggacatactgccaaattctctaaaatgacattagcagtttatggtagagaaatgaacattcagttaCCTTGCAAcacctctggtggacattcctgcagtcagcatgccagttgcatgctccctcaacttgaaacatctgtggcattgtgttgtgtgacaaaactgcaaatgttattgtccccagcacaaggtgcacttgtgtaatgatcatgctgtttaatcagtttcttaatattccacacctgtcaggtggatggattatcttggcaaaagagaaatgcttactaacagggatgtaaacaaatgtgtgcacaacattttagagaaataagctttttgttcaTATGGAACATTTTCTGGAATCTTATTTCATCTCCTGAAACATggggccaacactttacatgttgtgtttgcatttttgttcagtttacatTTAGTCGTGAGCCGACTTTTCCTGATGgccggggggccggaacatagtTATAAATGATTTGGATCCAAAACAGATATAGTATTTGACAAAAGCAGAATCATTTCAAACATTGATTACATTGGGATAGGATCACATAAGCCTCGCTCTaaatgtgtgggaatacttgggaacagatttcctaaattaaaatcacGTTGAGCAAATTTCTTGGTGATtttagtcttttatgtccaacaacaacaattccccaaaactttttttattattattgattTATTTTGCTCAGAGAACTTGGAGGGCCAAATGAAATCACCGGCGGGCTGCCTATAGGGGAACCCTGGTGTAGAGGCATGTGAGAGATTCCCCGGCCACTGATGATGTACCTGTGGTGTTTTGCCCCAGTGACCGCTCCAGCCCCAGCCTGCATGAGATGGGTCACTTCGTCATCCCAGCCACCTGTGAGCCTAGCAGACTACAGACTTTCCTCCAGAGCATGGCCTGGGAGGCCCGACAACGAATCAAACACAGGAACCAGTGAGTGTCTCTGTCAACCGTGTCTTCCTGCCCTCCTACTTCCTACATGTCTGTGTACATTGTTGTATTGATtatccctctgtctgtgtgtggctaGGCGAGCTCTGTGTGTGACTCTGACCTGTGTCCGTCCCCAGGCTgcaggcggaggaggaggaggtactgctCCACTGCCTGGAGGGTCTGGCCCTGAGGAATCTGTCCAAGGAGCCCAGTGTCAGACACAACCAGATGATCCCCTGCTGCAGGCGGTTGCTGGAGGAACGCTCCCCACTCATGGAGGGCCTCCGGGTGGAGGTCTCCCACTTCTACTCTGTGTTGCAGGACGGGGACTTGTGCATCCCCTGGGACTGGAAGGGCTGAGGGCACAGGGACAGGGGACATGCTGCAGCACGCCTGGTTGAACCAGACTGAATGTTGTGCTCACCATGTCTACCACCAGGCTACACTGCAGCTGCCACACAGAGAAACAAACCAACCAACTCTCACAAGGTCAACCACGTTATGCTTCTACTGGAGAGCACAGATAAACAGACATACTCTTTTCACACTATCGTGCTGaaccagggcccggtttcccaaaagcatctgaaGGCTGAGTTCATAGTTAGAACCTTTGTAGGAGCATCGTTAGATCTCTGAACTGTTTTCCAAAGCCGTCCTTACTAAAGTTGCACTTGAAAACGCGTGTTATTTACCGCCTGCCTCAGATCACTCCTAGAACAGCTAGTGTTATTTTTCCCTTCCACTAAACATAGAATCAAGAtgcttatctgtctctctgtgaccgcTGATAACTTCACAATGATGTTGACTACAAATATAAAGTTGCCAATGTCTATGCAATTATTAGAAACAACCAAAGGATAAAATTATGCTTAAATGAAAACCTATATGACTGCATTCAGATATGAATAGCCTTCCTACCTACAGTATAGTCTACATAGGCTTATATTTCAAATAGTTGTATTTATCTATTTGGCTACCGTCTGTAATTTATGCCTctatatttcatgatgtgtaaAATCATGATTTAGTGCATTTATTATagggtaagcattagaataagccgTCTCAATATTTGCAGTCGTACTAGCTGATCTgtcgtca belongs to Salvelinus fontinalis isolate EN_2023a unplaced genomic scaffold, ASM2944872v1 scaffold_0305, whole genome shotgun sequence and includes:
- the LOC129845439 gene encoding T-cell activation inhibitor, mitochondrial-like isoform X4, coding for MDVLKSCSLSTEHMKGLKASSESPKSQQPVAGHGNPFYRPIKWDKSYYSFTGFRDPEQELEQAKKVEPTLSLWLRNHEKEATKKQNASVPRREELKRLKKELCQKFALEDIRWHRSWGVTHRCCQLQSLSRLSQQNPEAVLNLRGHTIIFTDQSGMNASGHVMLGTMDVHHQWTKLFVSLPSYRSLLQQTEWLKERISHVLGGIQVINIERLGPVQPIEEHCSILNTFHKRLLSRRLALHPRSLQGLAMTLENDRSSPSLHEMGHFVIPATCEPSRLQTFLQSMAWEARQRIKHRNQRALCVTLTCVRPQAAGGGGGGTAPLPGGSGPEESVQGAQCQTQPDDPLLQAVAGGTLPTHGGPPGGGLPLLLCVAGRGLVHPLGLEGLRAQGQGTCCSTPG